The Lates calcarifer isolate ASB-BC8 linkage group LG7_2, TLL_Latcal_v3, whole genome shotgun sequence DNA window AGCTCTCAAGTAAGTTGACAATAAACAAGTATCATTACCAGGATAAATTTGAGAGATGGAGACATGCGAGTGACCTACTGTTGTCTGTGGTGCTTCAGATCGTAGTTAAGAGAGGAGTACACCTTCAGGATACAGAGGAGGTCTTTCAGCGTCAGGGCTTCTGGGCTGGTGATCACCTTCTCTGTGTACACCTCCATTAAAGCCGTGGGACAGAAGGCCAGGCTCTCgaacaaagacaggaagaggagcaCCTGAACGGGAAGAAGGTAAGTCCAAGAGTGAGGGTATTAAATCTAACCGCCACAGACCTAAGACAGGTGAATATCATATACTATAATCTTGAGTTTATAAAACTGATTATGGAGGACAAACTTCATATTTAACATGTCACAAAAAGACAGTTTGTTGTGTGTCAAAGCACCTGTTTGTTGGTCCATAAGTCTGGTATAGATGCAACATAGTCTGAAGTTCCAGTGAGCAGATCTAAGTTTCTGTAGCGCAGGTCTCTACACGAGTACAGCACTGCATACAGTCTGTTGAAAGGGACTGCATGGAGGTTCTCTGCCAGAGAGGACAAGATGGAAAGTGGGATATCACATCAGTTCAGAAATATAAGTCCCCTTTCATATGCATCACAGTAGATAATATCCCcagttttcaacattttctgtgttgGCAATTCTGCAAAATATGTCCAACTGGTTTCCAGCTTTGTGACCATATTATATCCCATATGAAATCCATACATTCCAGTTTAGTCCTAACAATAATTCAAAGTATTTAACAATTTTTCTCTTGTGGAAAAGAGTTTACCTATGATCTTCTTACTACAAACATCCAGCAGTGGTTTGGAGGAGAAGCCCATTGTGGCCATAGTGGAGATCATGTGCTGGGTGTTGGGAATGCTGAACTGGTCTGACATCGATAAAGCCTTTCTCTGGAGgaatgtgtgtaaaaaaaaaacaaaaaaaaacacagtgtcaaAATGGAATAGATTCAGCTACAGGAAAAACAAGGGTCAGTTTTGTTGACAGACATATGAATACCAAATACAGTCAAAACGAAGACTTGTAAACCGACCTGTAGTTTCTGTCTGAGAGGCAGCGGAGCATCCCTCCCCAGCATACGCATCATGGTCTGCAGAGCCACAACTTTCTTGATTCTGGGAAGATGGGCCTCAACTACCAGCCTAGAACATAACCACAACAGAGAATGTAAATGACTCTGAAAAAATCCTTCTGTTATTTAGAACACAAAAAAGGCCTAGAATGTGTCTGAGTTATTTAGCAAGCTGTACCTCATGCCTTCCTTAAGTGCAATGACATTGGGGCAGCTCTCCATGTGTTCCAGACAGGCAGCCAAGATGGACAGACTCTTCTCATCcatgtcattcattttctcctgttagtggacagtaaaacacatttgaatAAACAGCAATATAAAAACACCGCCAGTAACAAAACATCTTTGCTTGCTGGTCGACAATCTTTAACTGCCTACCTGGCAGGCACGGAGAAAAGTCTGGACCACACGGCTACTTTGAGGCACGCCCAGCTTGACCATGCTCAGGAGAGAGTAAGTCACATCCTCGTTGGGCATCTGCCCCACAACTTTCATGGCCTTTTGCAGCAGCTTGTCGAAGGCAGGATGCTCGAACATCAGCTGCATCTCATACCGCTGCTGCTCATCTGACATCCTCTTACAGGTGGACCACATGTGGTTCAGGCAGGGGCTGATCTGTCGAACTGTGACCGCGTACTGAACGGTGAGGTCCAAAACGTCTGACGGGGAGGCACAGCGCTCCAGGTTCTTACAGAAAGCAGAGGTTTTCTGTCTGCTCTTTGGCAGTGGTGGATCTGCCAGGGGAGAAGGGAGAGGCTCCTTCTCTTCCAGACCCTCAGTGTGAATCCTAACTTGTGAATAAAACCTCACTGAACTGACAAAACTCCTAGCCAGGCATGTCTGGCTTTGCCTTGTGCCCAAAATTTGTGTTAACTGATTGGGGAAAGAAGTGTCCTTGATTGAAGCTGTCACCAGGAAACTACGCTGTGTCCATTGCGACCTGCGGCTGCAGAAGCGCAGAGCCCACCTCATGACCTCCTCTGTCATCCACACAGACATTGTTCTTATAATTTAAAAGGGTGACACTCGAACACTCGGGTGTCCTAATTTATTTCAACATTGCTCCTATGTGGAGCCAAAGCCGCAAAACTGTGGAAATTGAATTAAATAGTGGCAACTATTACTCAGTTAGCATTAATAATTATGTGACTACTTACACTTAACTTTCTCTGCAGTACAGTCGGTTAACATATGCAAACAGTTTACAATGTACTGTGACTAAGCTGTCAGCAAGGTCAATAGTCTGCCTCCCTCAAGAAATAAAAACTAGCTAGCTTACATTAGCTAAGGTTACCTAACTGAAACCTACCTTATCCCTCTAACATACAAACACCTGTCTCCAAATAACACATGGCTCTTCCTACACCGCGCAACATTTGGCCGAAACGAAACGGTTAAGCGAAAAGAAATGAAGCTACATTACAGCAGAAAGTTAAACGGTCCGGTCCAGTGAGTTGCCGTTTTCATAACATGCTTGCTAGTGCTATGTGCGCTGCCATATATGTTCCCCCTGTCAACATAGTACACCATTCACTTTCAAACTAAGAGTGGAAAGTGTATAATAAACAGCTGTAATATTATATTTGACATATACTATTTATGTTAATAGTTAATAAAGCCAATATTTGGCATTTATGATAATATGTCTTGatatttgtttgtgctgtttccAACTCGGACTCAAATAAGCGCAACACCTGTAGTTTCCTAGCAACCAACGGTATCCGGATAGAATGGCAAAGTTTGTGCTTGCTGGTGAAGTTTAATTTTGAGTTTGAACTTTTAACATTTGACTTTGTCTAAAATTGTTGCATTTTAAATTCAACAGTTTTAACCTCTACAGGTAAGACAGACTGTCCTCATTATGCCAAAGCGGAACTTTTGGCAGACGCTCTACAGCGAACTCTGCCAAACTTCAGGACCCATAAGATCTCCATCCTCCCAGATGAATGGAAGGTGgcatttcttattttatatcTCTTTAAATTTATATAACATCAGAATATTCTTCGTGTCACCTCAGTGTGACCTCTGTTTGGCCTCTGACAGGATTGGCTGGAAGCCACCTGCAAAAGAAATGGCTGGAAACACGAGAAGTCCCCTTTGGTTTGGAGGGAACTGGTCGACCAAGGAGGCAAAGGGATGCTCTTAGGGGGCTTCAGTGACTTCCTTGAGCATTGTCAGGTAGGTTAAGGTTGGGTTTTATTCATCAACATCACTTCCAAACTCAAACTTTAATTAATCACTGGTTGCGTAGGGCTATTACAGCGTCACATCAGACATGCCTACAGATATGATGCTGAGTGTTGCAGCAGAGAATCTGGAGACCAAGATGAACCTTACTGTGGAGGAAAAGCACCGCGCCAGTCTCATCAAACCTGTTCACATATGGATCAGCAGGTGAGATTGGCTGAAAAATTCAAAACCAAAGAAATGGAAATGTTTCTCAGCTGACAGGTTGTAAATTTTCCCAGTGCTCTCAGCCCAACCTGCCACTTCCTGATCCCGAATCTGCTCTCCGCTGAAGTGTTCCCCCACGTTGCTGCAATCAGCCTCCACTTGCTGGACCTGGAGGGGGGCGAGGAGGGATTGCAAGGGCTGAAGATGGAGACGGAGGACCTGGCACTTCCTCTGCTCCATCAGGTATAGGACTTttacaaatatttcatttataaaatCACCTCAGGAGGAAAATCTAACCATTTATTCACAGGTGAGCATTCACACTGATCTGGAGCAAGCCTTCCGAGAAGCAGATGTCGTCCTCCTGCTGGATGAGTGGTGGTCTGGTGACAGTGATGAAGACAGTGAGggtgagcaggaggagaagaagaagaagaaagtaaaGGAGATCTCAGAGTGCTACACAGAGTACGGACAGCTGATTGATGCAAGGGCCAACAAGGAGGTGAAGGTGATTGTGTGCGGCGACTCATTTGTCAACCTGAGATGTTCGCTTCTTGTGGACAATGCCTGCTCCATCAACAGCAACCAGTttgtcaccatggcaactcAGGTGGAGAATGAAGCCAGGGCCATAATGGCAAAGAAGCTGAGAGTGAAAGCATCAGGTAGCCACTGTGAATTATTCCATCCATACTTCTACTGCATTTTAGCACCAGGAGAAGTActcatttctccctcttcttctacTCCAGATATTACAGATGTCATCGTGTGGGGAAATATCAGCGGCAGGTTCTACATTGACCTGCAGAGGGCAAAGGTTTTCAACTATGATGGGGCAATCAAAGGACCAGCTTTCTTTTCCCAGTCACTCGTAAAGATTTTTTATGACAGGTTTGTCTCAATAAGAAAAAGGTTTTAATATGCAACAGTGCTTCAGGTAATTAGAGACTGATTTTATGTACTTTACTGCACTTATTGAATTGCTGAACTCCTCCTAACTTGCACTTTGGATGGCTAAACAAACATAATATGATAAGGTCTGGCACAGGTCTACCATCAAATTACAAAACTGCCTGCCAGACCAAACTGTACCCCACTGTGACTCCAGTCTGTGCCGGTGCTAATTGCACAATATCATTTGACCCCACAATCCTCCTGCTCTGAAAACATCCTGTGCCAGGATATGCCAGAAAAGTAATCTCCTTGTCCCTTCCAGGAAGTGGCTGGAGACAGACTTTCAAGACTTGGTCTGTTGTCAGCGTGCAGCTGTGGCTTCAAAGACACGGCAAGCAGCTGCCATGTCAGCTGCCAACGGGATCCTGACTATCGTAAAAGCTTGGAATGGCACCTGCAGTCCAGATAAAGTCTTCTCTCTGGGTGTACTATGCCCGGGTAAAAACACAGCCGAGCACGAAAAGTGTAGTCAGACATTGTCATGACTGATCTAGCCAGTGttgaaatgtgattatttttggcTGCTTGCAGGCTACTACAATCTCCCAGACGGCATCATCCTCTCAGTTCCAGTTACCTTCACGGACGGCAAATGGTCCGTGCTATTTGATGCGACTGTTAGTGATGAGCTGAAGGAGCGACTTCAGCTTTCTGCCAGTGAACTCATGCAGGTATGTCAAGTTAGAAAAATGATGAGGGATGTTGCACTACACACATTTTCATGCCTATAATTGGTTGTTAGCACTTGAACTTAAAGCTACTAATAGAGTTGTTTTCCTCTTCCAGGAAAAAGAACTTGCATCAGAAAATGGCACGATTACGAAGGAGGGAGACAGCTGACTTGACTACACAGACTAAAAACACAGGTTAGAAGTAGATGATCAAAGGAAATAATCCAAATTAATTTCAGTACCACGTCTTaagtttgtttcagtttgttctttTATTCTCTTACTTTCACATGTGGAGTTGCAGTTTTATTTGACCAGTTTAATCACAATAAATCTTTTCTGCTTCGTGAAACTTGTCCGTAGCCATGTTATATTTTTAGATGTAAAAGATCAAACTGAGTACTTTATGGAAAAAGGAGAAATTAGAAAATatattccttttttaaaattgtacaGTTCAGTAAGTGCCTTTTTTATATATAGTTCAAGAAGCAATATTTTAAGCATAAAACACACTACTACCATACACAAACTAGTCTGTTAATATCCTTCTCTAAATCTGATGTTATCACTTGCAACCCATTTCCATTTGCAGCTGGGTAGTCTTTTAAAAATGAGGACACATCAAAACTTCCATCCCCCTTGTTGGTAATTAAATATCAAACTGAATTTAATGGGCTCTTTTAACCTGAAACATTcaaattgactttttttctcacaaatTGTGCAGTACTTTGTCAGCTGACAAGGAGAACTTGAACAGAGTGCTGTTTTTACATGCAGAATATACacgttccttttttttttttagcatttctaCACTATACACAAGGAGGCATTGACTGAAAAAAGGAGAAGTTAGTACAAATACAATGCACTACGACAAGTCGGGAAATGGACGCATAAGTCTGTTATATTCAATTTGTACAACCCACCCCTGAGATTTGGATGCTGAGTGGTtttacaaaagagaaaaaaaagaaaaagaaaaaacggGCCTCTTCATACAGTCGATTATAGTGCTAATGTCTTTTGTCATGTCAAAAAATTTCCCAAGTAGTATTACATCccttcaaaaacagaaagaaatctGCTCCAGTAAAAGTAACATTCTTTTTGAAAATCAACCTCAAATATTGATTATGGTAAATACATGCGTGATTCATGGCATGCACGGACTCGTCGTGGCACAAAGGAGGTTATTTGGTAAATATACATATCCCAGTGATGACTATACATGTACAAATAGCTGGGTATAGATGGGCCTATCTAACAAGATGCCTGTGTTTTTCAAGAAAGTTGTAGATCAAGAATAAATTCAATTACATATGGACCAATTACATATTATGAATGTATGAAATTAAATTCTATTCAcgcatataaataaaataaagatgaggCATCAGTCACAAAGAGGAAATTCAGGAACATTTCTTTTATCTTGCCACATCGAAGCCACTTATGTGTATGGGTAAAGATCTACTACTTGTCAACATCCAACAATGTCAAAGATTAAGTTTCCATTTCCAGGCAACAAGTGAAAGACCACtattgactgactgaatgattCTATCCAACCTGTAACCTTGGAGACATTGGAGGTTTGAATAAAGTGAAGGATAATACTATAGTCTAATTCTGGGAATATGTAACTAATTTTTAAACCTGGAAGGTCCCTCTCAGCTCAACAATAAAGTTTCATCAACTGACcgttaaattaaataatttatcGCATATATTAATAGTTATATTATCCAACATTTCAACTCTTCAAAACACCATCTACATTAACATCTGCTTCCGAATGAAAACAAGGTGGAAAGGTTCAGCTCTTAGCCAAGgtagaaaataaaagcatcattatTGTGACATGGGACTGAACTTGAACAGGTTTTTCATCGCGCTGTGAGAATTTTGATAGATTATCGAGCAAATTTCAATgctggataaaccatcaaatataaaataaatgtaatgcaaTGCAATTGCCTGACAACAATGATGTCTCTATGACTATTAACCCAAGCTCTGCCCTGAACCTGCTCTCACTTAACATGATAACATCAGGTCAGCAGGCAGTGTAACACCACAACAAACTCTACTGTAAATGCATTATTGATGACTTCTCctagtttttttgtgtttaagtGTATAGATCAGACCTATGTCATTATGAATGCCACCTAACAGCAGCTGATGATCCCAGTAATGTGATGGTCCTGGACTAGAAACAACTCAGGTACCAAGGCTGAACAGACCCCTGTAACACGAGGCTACGAAAACAGAATGGACCAAGTCGTCTCAACCATCTGCCACACAATCAACAACCAACAGTATTAAATGCCAAACTCTTTGATAAATGTTTTGTATATAGCAGTATGTATGGATATAATGTAGTACTAAcgtacaaataaaaacaaaacagttggAGGTGGGGGTAAGGGGGAGACAACGGGGAAGCTATGACTGTGGTTGATGTTCAGGGGATGGAGGTGTGTCTAGAGCTTCTCCCACCACCTGTCTGTCAGAGCTGAGCTCCAGCCCATCATCCACCTGCTCCAGTTCACTTTGGTCCAGAAGCTCAAAGTCCTCCTCCTCGGTCGGAACTAGTGTGTCGTCAGGCATCTCCTCGCCGGCGCCGCTTTCTGTCGTAATCGCCTCGTCCAGTTCCTCGTCAGGCCCCAGCGCTCCTATTGTAGTGACTGTAGTGTTAGCAGTGGTGTCGGTTGTGGGTTGGGTGGAGGTCTCCAGAGCTCCCGGCGGTGTCTCAGTGGGGAGGAACTCAGCCAGAGTGGGCTCCTCGCTGGCCTCGCTGGAGCGCAGCAGGGCTGACAGAGTGTTCTGCACCACGGTGGAGATGGCCGTGCTCACTATCTCCTCGCTCAAGGCCTCCAAGGATCGCTGTGCACCCTGGGTTACTGcagcctccttctcctctccctctggcCTCCCCGCTTCCTCCCCTGCACCCGGCACAGGCAACATTCCCTCCTCACCCCCCGGTGGTCGTCCATGTCCgttgaagtgtgtgtttacaaagtGGAGCGGGGATGCTAGGTGCTGGATAAGGAGGGTGGCAGGGCTCAAAGGTTCTCCCTCCGACTGAGTGCTAGCCTGGGCTCCATCAACCTGGCTGGGACCTCGCAGAGGAAAGTGGAGCAGGTTGTGCTCAATGGATGGGAACTCCTCGACTGAGGGGAACTCAGGGAGATCCCGAAGGTAGGCCTCGTCTGGGTCACTGTGTAAACTCTGCTGGTCCAGGTCTAGGTCCAGGTAGAAATGAGacaccaaaaaataaattaaagccAATTGTTTTCGCTGAACTGAACTTTACCAGCAAAATTATTTCTGGATAGGCATAAACGGATGTGTGTCATTgctataaaaaaatatctacCTTCAGAGACGTCAGTGAGTTGAGGAGTGGTGGCTCTGGACACTGAGAACCCTCCACTCTCCAAGATGGATGCCTCCTCATCCGACAGCTCTGAGTCTGTGATGGCCATCGCCAGAGCTGTAGTCTTCACATCCACCTAATCAAGGAAACCACAGTGTTATAAGAGAGCTCAGACATCCTCACACTCCCAAAAGTCCACTCTATGTAGGTCTGTAATGTGCGTTGGGTTTACAGGTGTGTGTTCATACCGTCGGGGCAAAACAAGACAGCTCCTCCTCACTCTCGCTCTCTGTTTCGGCTCTCGGCTCGTCCCCCTCTTCCAACTCTTTCTTCACCTctgttaaaaaatacacacacaaactcttaaaaatgtcatcttgTAGAAGAAAAGACCAACAGAACTGCCACAGGACAGTAAGTACGCCATACTGTATGTGAGATATGAGATCTAGCAACAAATGTAACCAGAGGAACTTGTAATCACACTTCCTTGATGGTCAACATGGGTCCATTTACACAGTTATGTAACATGTGGTGTTACAATGGCtattattctctctctgtttgctgtggtttgtgtcAGAGATTCAGTataaggaaaaagaaaggtgaTCTGCAGTCCTGTATTAATGTTACAAACACTACACAGGCCCAAATCTATAACCTCGAGGGTGTCACAGCAGCACTCACTCCTCTTGTCGTGTTTGCGGTGCTCCGTATCTCCCTTCATGCTGTAGTCCAGTTTCATCAGGATTGGCTCCAAGCCCGTGTACATCCTCTGGATCAGCTCGTGGTACACCACCAGCGGCCACAGCAGCACGCTCAGAACTGAACCAAGTCAGATTTTATCATGAGAATAGGATATGAAGAGATACAGCCCTACAAGATATTAAAGTACAAGCATGGCCTATTAAATAAATGCCAATTAGGCACAAAGAGACTCACCTATAATATAGGAGATCATGATTCCTGGTACATAATGTCCAACAACGGCAAGTACAAAGCAGCCACTGCACATCATCACACAGAACTGAGAAACAGAGCAAATAGGAGAAATTAGGCTGCCACACCTTCAGGCTACAAGGGCACaagaggagaaagtgagaaGGCAGCATCTCTCTGTTTGAGAGAAGAGAACGTCTAGTCGGCCATATTGTTAGCAATGTTTACTTTTACATACAGGGTTTGGCTTAATGACCTGCACAAGACTGACTGCATGTAAACAGGGACTCTTTTGCTCTCAAGACAGTGAGGAATAAAATCTAAGTCTCAGTCAAAGTGCTGTACCTTGCCATGGTTCTGTCGTTTGTACTGCAGCATCTCCTGCAGGTACAGACACCAGGTCAAGTAGCTCTCGGCCAGGTGGTGGCTGAGCTCAGGAATACTGAGCAGACGCTGCTCCACACTCATTGTTTCACTGTATGCAAACATGAATACACATAAAGAGAGACAAAATCAGCACCTGTAAAGAACAAACATCTGTACTCAAAGAGCTTCAGGTTGTACTTAAACGATTGCAGAGAGGTAGCGTAGGATTCCACATTCATGGTATAAcaatggagggagggagacacaCAGAAGAACACAGATACAACAGACAACACTAGACTGCTGGTCTGTCATTAGTTACAATGACATGGTGTCacacatgaaaatgtcaaacatgagACAGATGTCACGGTGTTGGAATTTAAAGACACGAGAATAATGTCACAGAAAAAGCTATATTATGAGTAACGCGTTTGTCATGCACACATTACACACCTTTGTACAGGGTGAGCCTCTGCATGTTGAACTGCCatagagaaaaaacacacaattagCAGGAGATCATGAGTGAAAAATGTACTTTGGTTGACAAATCAAAAGCACTTCTTCAAGATTACCATAGAGCCTCGAGGAGTAAATAGGGATGTTTACAAATGTTCTAAGGTTTGTGCTTGTGGGTCTTGGAGCATAAAATACGGTGTACTTTGCCACAGTCAACATTGGCATGGGCAATAACTGGCAAAACATGAGGACCAGATTCAAATTACATAAAGGCCCGGGCTTACCAGTAATGATGGGCAACTTGGGCTTCCATCTCTCCAGTAGCATAAGTCCCAGTAGGGACACACTCAGCAGGAACAGAGGCCgcagggaggtggaggacagGAGCCTGtggagacacacagataaacaacatACCAATTAGCTCGTATTAAACACACGgacatttaaatataataaacataCTTATAATGCTAATAAACTAATATTTCTTATTAGACTCAGTACACCAGACCTTTATTTTTGGCCTTACACAATACGAGGCTGGAGAAAGTAACATGCTGTCACTGACAGCTGGATAACAAGGCCTGGGCCACTCAGCATGACATGAGTGTTTGTTGGGATTAACCTCAACAAAAGCGAACACTCGTAACAACTCAAAATAACTCTGGTTGTCTACTTTGTCGGCGCAATCATTCATTTCCTGATATTGTTTAATGCATGATGACAAACTAGCCGCGTTGAAAATTAAGTTTAAACTGGCTTTCAGGCTACGTTAGCATTAGGCTAAAGACATGGGATTAGCTAACTTGTCTTGACATTCACTCGTAATATCCTCGCGGACGTTAGCCAGCTGGCTAATGATGCACTTCAATACAGCCGTATCGAGCTGTCAGAGAGGTGACAACCGTGATTAAACACAGACTCGACGGTTACCAGAATAATGTGTTGAGTGTCAAGGCGACAGAGATGCTGTACAACGGCCTCTCCCAGACCAGCAGCCTCTGCACCCACAGCAGAAGGGGCTCATACTGCGATAGCCAACCCTGAAGACGTTCCCTCAGGCGGACAAGCTCCGGGTTTCCGTCCCCGCAGGCCTGCTCCGATGTCCCGGCAGGAAACAGAGCCTCCAGGCCGACCGAAGAGGAGGTAACCGAGGGGCGTCTTCTGGCCTCCTCTCCGCTCGCCATGTTTTCCCCCActttgttatgttgttttgGAGATCACGGGGTGTACGGTAAGATCAGCGTCAAGTTTTTACAGACCTTAAAAAATACAGCTTCCGATTgtgaccttcaaaataaaacagatagaCTCCTCAGAAACTAGCAAGCAGTGAATACAGAATATGTATTTAGTGAAAATACACGCGTTTGAAAATGGAATCATATTTAAactaaacacacataaaaaggcTATAGTTGTTATTGTTATAGTAAAGGCTATAGTTAAGACACTATCAATTTCCGGTctcatttttgatcatttctggCAACTTGATGTACCAATGACACAGATGGGCGGACGGATCACAAGGCCCGTCAcggatgagaaaaaaatgtagtCACGTGTTTCCTTGTTTACTGTATGGAGAGGATGGGGTTAAGGCCCAAGTGTACCACCGTGTGGTTAGAGATAGAGGCTGCATAAAGGTTgcataaagataaaaatattattaaaaatataaaaatatttttatagaaCTATTGTCTATGTATGTTTAATTTCAATACTTAATATTTTCTCATATATCTGCATAACTCACAGTGataattaagttttattttgtaaactCTCCTATATAAGAACAATTCCAGCAGTTTCAGCCATAGTGCACATTATATTTCTCACATcggaaaaaaataaaataaaataaataaaccacacaAGCACCACCCAACAAGTTTTGGTAGAAATGTTTAATACAGAAATTTATCATATTGAGAAAACGTATATTGATCAATTTGATCAAATGCAGCCAATATAGTGACCCACAGAGATACATCACAATATCAAGGTCAGCTAATCATCCATTATTGTTGCTTGAATTTCACACAGATCACAGAGGACATCTTGTAAACAACAGCACAGGGAGGGAATTTTTCTACCTCTTGTGATCTCTCATTTGGAACACATAGCGATTTCTGAAAGACATAAACAAAATCTCCATTCATTCTACACAGCGACTATCATGagaatctgtaaaaaaaattgaGCAAAgcatcagtgcagcagctggGATGTGTGAGTGAGAGTACATGCATGTCTGAGGAGCTAATGTGAAAGCAGCAGGAGGTTTTCTGTTGCGCTTGACAAGATGACATGTGGGGGTCAAAGCCTCTGTAACTAGACAACAC harbors:
- the fastkd2 gene encoding FAST kinase domain-containing protein 2, mitochondrial: MSVWMTEEVMRWALRFCSRRSQWTQRSFLVTASIKDTSFPNQLTQILGTRQSQTCLARSFVSSVRFYSQVRIHTEGLEEKEPLPSPLADPPLPKSRQKTSAFCKNLERCASPSDVLDLTVQYAVTVRQISPCLNHMWSTCKRMSDEQQRYEMQLMFEHPAFDKLLQKAMKVVGQMPNEDVTYSLLSMVKLGVPQSSRVVQTFLRACQEKMNDMDEKSLSILAACLEHMESCPNVIALKEGMRLVVEAHLPRIKKVVALQTMMRMLGRDAPLPLRQKLQRKALSMSDQFSIPNTQHMISTMATMGFSSKPLLDVCSKKIIENLHAVPFNRLYAVLYSCRDLRYRNLDLLTGTSDYVASIPDLWTNKQVLLFLSLFESLAFCPTALMEVYTEKVITSPEALTLKDLLCILKVYSSLNYDLKHHRQQFLDSVTKALDSYLPKMSGFKLLRSVYYLCQLGHFPSAPLEQLLQSSTMEQFNNTPTAFLPKQERMFQMVDLCLRLDHSPLPRPLTIPPSVLGNPIPCSTPVNPWLSQCLQSILADQADTKLEEMVMVENFYFIDGVITKPLPNQTHVPEASTCEEELSPAESSQRIAVICPSYSGFCYGTSNPRGQLAVKIRHLKLLGYDPVLVSQHELHSVSEEKRMEFLRGQIFPEHHRPETQPEVEQLCS
- the mdh1b gene encoding putative malate dehydrogenase 1B yields the protein MAKFVLAGKTDCPHYAKAELLADALQRTLPNFRTHKISILPDEWKDWLEATCKRNGWKHEKSPLVWRELVDQGGKGMLLGGFSDFLEHCQGYYSVTSDMPTDMMLSVAAENLETKMNLTVEEKHRASLIKPVHIWISSALSPTCHFLIPNLLSAEVFPHVAAISLHLLDLEGGEEGLQGLKMETEDLALPLLHQVSIHTDLEQAFREADVVLLLDEWWSGDSDEDSEGEQEEKKKKKVKEISECYTEYGQLIDARANKEVKVIVCGDSFVNLRCSLLVDNACSINSNQFVTMATQVENEARAIMAKKLRVKASDITDVIVWGNISGRFYIDLQRAKVFNYDGAIKGPAFFSQSLVKIFYDRKWLETDFQDLVCCQRAAVASKTRQAAAMSAANGILTIVKAWNGTCSPDKVFSLGVLCPGYYNLPDGIILSVPVTFTDGKWSVLFDATVSDELKERLQLSASELMQEKELASENGTITKEGDS
- the retreg2 gene encoding reticulophagy regulator 2 — its product is MASGEEARRRPSVTSSSVGLEALFPAGTSEQACGDGNPELVRLRERLQGWLSQYEPLLLWVQRLLVWERPLYSISVALTLNTLFWLLSSTSLRPLFLLSVSLLGLMLLERWKPKLPIITVQHAEAHPVQSETMSVEQRLLSIPELSHHLAESYLTWCLYLQEMLQYKRQNHGKFCVMMCSGCFVLAVVGHYVPGIMISYIIVLSVLLWPLVVYHELIQRMYTGLEPILMKLDYSMKGDTEHRKHDKRKVKKELEEGDEPRAETESESEEELSCFAPTVDVKTTALAMAITDSELSDEEASILESGGFSVSRATTPQLTDVSEDLDQQSLHSDPDEAYLRDLPEFPSVEEFPSIEHNLLHFPLRGPSQVDGAQASTQSEGEPLSPATLLIQHLASPLHFVNTHFNGHGRPPGGEEGMLPVPGAGEEAGRPEGEEKEAAVTQGAQRSLEALSEEIVSTAISTVVQNTLSALLRSSEASEEPTLAEFLPTETPPGALETSTQPTTDTTANTTVTTIGALGPDEELDEAITTESGAGEEMPDDTLVPTEEEDFELLDQSELEQVDDGLELSSDRQVVGEALDTPPSPEHQPQS